The following coding sequences are from one Kogia breviceps isolate mKogBre1 chromosome X, mKogBre1 haplotype 1, whole genome shotgun sequence window:
- the CACNA1F gene encoding voltage-dependent L-type calcium channel subunit alpha-1F isoform X2, protein MAASEGGKDTTPEPSPANGTGPGPEWGLCTGPPASGGEIGEASSPGTPKRRTQHSKHKTVAVASAQRSPRALFCLTLANPLRRSCISIVEWKPFDILILLTIFANCVALGVYIPFPEDDSNTANHNLEQVEYVFLVIFTVETVLKIVAYGLVLHPSAYIRNGWNLLDFIIVVVGLFSVLLEQGPGRPGDAPHAGGKPGGFDVKALRAFRVLRPLRLVSGVPSLHIVLNSIMKALVPLLHIALLVLFVIIIYAIIGLELFLGRMHKTCYFLGSDIEAEEDPSPCASSGSGRACTLNQTECRGRWEGPNGGITNFDNFFFAMLTVFQCITMEGWTDVLYWMQDAMGYELPWVYFVSLVIFGSFFVLNLVLGVLSGEFSKEREKAKARGDFQKLREKQQLEEDLRGYLDWITQAEELDMEDPSADGNFGPQLAELTNRRRGRLHWFSHSTHSTHSTSSHASLPASDTGSMADTAGDEEEEEGSLASCTRCLNKIMKTSVCRCLRRANRGLRARCRRAVKSNACYWAVLLLVFLNTLTIASEHHGQPIWLTQIQEYANKVLLCLFTVEMLLKLYSLGPSVYVSSFFNRFDCFVVCGGILETTLVEVGAMQPLGISVLRCVRLLRIFKVTRHWASLSNLVASLLNSMKSIASLLLLLFLFIIIFSLLGMQLFGGKFNFDQTHTKRSTFDTFPQALLTVFQILTGEDWNVVMYDGIMAYGGPFFPGMLVCVYFIILFICGNYILLNVFLAIAVDNLASGDAGIDKDKGREKNTEETAQENGALVPGGENEEEEGAKNEGAGMEEEEEEEEEEEEEEEGGAGHVELLQEVVPKEKVVPIPEGSAFFCLSQTNPLRKACHTLIHHHVFTNLILVFIILSSVSLAAEDPIRAHSFRNHILGYFDYAFTSIFTVEILLKMTVFGAFLHHGSFCRSWFNLLDLLVVSVSLISFGIHSSAISVVKILRVLRVLRPLRAINRAKGLKHVVQCVFVAIRTIGNIMIVTTLLQFMFACIGVQLFKGKFYSCTDEAKHTPQECKGSFLVYPDGDVSRPLVRERLWVNSDFNFDNVLSAMMALFTVSTFEGWPALLYKAIDANAENKGPIYNYHVEISVFFIVYIIIIAFFMMNIFVGFVIITFRAQGEQEYQDCELDKNQRQCVEYALKAQPLRRYIPKNPHQYRVWATVNSAAFEYLMFLLILLNTVALAMQHYEQTAPFNYVMDILNMVFTGLFTVEMVLKIIAFKPKHYFTDAWNTFDALIVVGSVVDIAVTEVNNGGHLGESSEDSSRISITFFRLFRVMRLVKLLSKGEGIRTLLWTFIKSFQALPYVALLIAMIFFIYAVIGMQIFGKVALQDGTQINRNNNFQTFPQAVLLLFRCATGEAWQEIMLASLPGSRCDPESDFGPGEEFSCGSNFAIAYFISFFMLCAFLIINLFVAVIMDNFDYLTRDWSILGPHHLDEFKRIWSEYDPGAKGRIKHLDVVALLRRIQPPLGFGKLCPHRVACKRLVAMNMPLNSDGTVTFNATLFALVRTSLKIKTEGNLEQANQELRIVIKKIWKRMKQKLLDEVIPPADEEEVTVGKFYATFLIQDYFRKFRRRKEKGLLGAEAPPSTSSALQAGLRSLQDLGPEMRQALTCDTDEEEEEEKGQEGEEEEDEKHPETYKAPMGSQPPSRRSSVISVSLPAWDKPPDSLSLGPSDDDGGAPNSRKSSVPQAGSHTHRRSSGVLIFTIPEEGSSQSKATEGQEKQDEQEEVPSQLSYLDEQAGAPPRPILLPPHKPQRYVDGHQAPRRRLLPPTPAGRKPSFTIQCLRRQGSCEDLPIPGTYHRGRNSGPSRAQGSWATPPQRGRLLYAPLLLVEEGAAADRYLGKSSSPLHTFTCLHVPGTHSDPNHGKRGSADSLVEAVLISEGLGLFAQDPRFVALAKREIADACRLTLDEMDSAASDLLAQGTSSLYSDEESILSRFDEEDLGDEMACVHAL, encoded by the exons ATGGCGGCATCTGAAGGCGGGAAAG ACACCACCCCAGAGCCCAGTCCAGCCAACGGGACAGGCCCTGGGCCGGAATGGGGGCTGTGCACTGGGCCCCCAGCATCAGGTGGTGAAATCGGCGAGGCATCCAGCCCGGGGACCCCTAAGCGAAGGACTCAGCACAGTAAGCACAAGACAGTGGCAGTGGCCAGTGCCCAGCGCTCACCCCGGGCACTCTTCTGCCTCACCCTGGCAAACCCCCTGCGGCGGTCCTGCATCAGCATCGTGGAATGGAA GCCCTTCGACATCCTCATCCTGCTGACCATCTTTGCCAACTGCGTGGCCCTTGGGGTCTACATCCCCTTCCCAGAGGATGACTCCAACACTGCCAACCACAACCTG GAGCAGGTGGAGTACGTATTCTTGGTGATTTTCACCGTGGAGACCGTGCTCAAGATCGTGGCCTACGGGCTGGTGCTCCACCCCAGCGCCTACATCCGCAATGGCTGGAACCTGCTCGACTTCATCATCGTCGTGGTCGG GCTGTTCAGCGTGCTGCTGGAGCAGGGGCCCGGACGCCCGGGGGACGCCCCGCATGCCGGAGGGAAGCCGGGGGGCTTCGATGTGAAGGCGTTGCGGGCGTTTCGGGTGCTGAGGCCACTGAGGCTGGTGTCCGGGGTCCCGA GCCTGCACATAGTGCTCAATTCCATCATGAAGGCGCTGGTGCCGCTGCTGCATATCGCACTTCTCGTGCTCTTTGTCATCATCATTTACGCCATCATCGGACTCGAGCTGTTCCTCGGACGCATGCACAAAACGTGCTACTTCCTGGGATCTG ACATAGAGGCGGAGGAGGACCCATCGCCCTGTGCGTCATCGGGATCGGGGCGTGCTTGTACGCTGAACCAGACCGAGTGCCGCGGACGCTGGGAAGGTCCCAACGGAGGCATCACCAACTTCGACAATTTCTTCTTCGCCATGCTGACAGTCTTCCAGTGCATCACCATGGAAGGCTGGACTGACGTGCTCTACTGG aTGCAGGATGCCATGGGGTATGAGCTGCCCTGGGTGTATTTCGTGAGTCTtgtcatctttggatccttcttCGTCCTCAACCTTGTACTTGGTGTCCTGAGTGG AGAGTTCtccaaggagagggagaaggcaaaAGCACGAGGGGACTTCCAGAAGCTTCGAGAGAAGCAGCAGCTGGAGGAGGACCTGCGGGGCTACCTGGACTGGATCACACAGGCGGAGGAGCTGGACATGGAGGACCCCTCAGCTGATGGCAACTTTG GGCCACAACTGGCAGAGCTGACCAATAGGAGACGAGGACGTCTGCACTGGTTCAGTCACTCCACCCACTCCACCCACTCCACCAGCAGCCACG CCAGCCTCCCAGCCAGTGACACCGGTTCGATGGCAGATACCGCAGGcgatgaggaagaggaagaggggtcTCTGGCCAGCTGTACACGCTGCCT AAACAAGATCATGAAAACCAGTGTCTG CCGCTGCCTCCGCCGAGCCAACCGGGGCCTTCGGGCGCGCTGCCGGCGGGCTGTGAAGTCTAATGCCTGCTACTGGGCCGTGCTGCTGCTCGTCTTCCTCAACACGCTGACCATCGCCTCGGAGCACCACGGGCAGCCCATCTGGCTCACCCAGATCCAGG agTATGCCAACAAAGTGTTGCTCTGTCTGTTCACGGTGGAGATGCTTCTCAAGTTATATAGTCTGGGGCCCTCTGTCTACGTCTCCTCCTTCTTCAACCGCTTTGACTGCTTCGTGGTCTGTGGGGGCATCCTGGAGACCACCCTGGTGGAGGTGGGCGCCATGCAGCCCCTGGGCATCTCGGTGCTCCGCTGTGTGCGCCTCCTCAGGATCTTTAAGGtcaccag GCACTGGGCATCTCTGAGCAATTTAGTGGCGTCCCTGCTCAATTCGATGAAATCCATTGCATCCTTgctgcttctcctcttcctctttatcATCATCTTCTCCCTGCTTGGCATGCAGCTGTTTGGGGGCAAGTTCAACTTTGACCAGACCCACACCAAGCGAAGCACCTTTGACACCTTCCCCCAGGCCCTCCTCACTGTCTTTCAG ATCCTGACAGGTGAGGACTGGAATGTGGTCATGTATGATGGTATCATGGCCTATGGTGGCCCCTTCTTCCCAGGGATGCTGGTATGCGTGTACTTCATCATCCTCTTCATCTGTGGCAACT ACATCCTGTTGAATGTGTTTCTTGCCATTGCTGTGGACAACCTGGCCAGTGGAGATGCAGGCATTGACAAGGACAAGGGCAG GGAGAAGAACACTGAGGAAACTGCACAGGAGAATGGAGCACTG GTGCCTGGTGGGgagaatgaggaagaggaaggtgCAAAAAATGAAGGAGCAG gcatggaggaggaggaggaggaggaggaggaggaagaggaggaggaggaagggggtgcCGGGCATGTGGAACTCCTGCAGGAAGTTGTACCCAAGGAGAAGGTGGTACCCATCCCTGAGGGCAGcgccttcttctgcctcagccaAACCAACCC GCTGAGGAAGGCCTGCCACACCCTCATCCACCATCACGTCTTCACCAATCTTATCCTGGTGTTCATCATCCTCAGCAGTGTGTCCCTGGCAGCTGAGGACCCCATCCGAGCCCACTCCTTCCGCAACCAC ATTCTGGGGTACTTCGATTATGCCTTCACCTCCATTTTCACCGTGGAGATTCTACTAAAG ATGACAGTGTTTGGGGCTTTCCTGCACCATGGCTCTTTCTGCCGTAGCTGGTTCAATCTGTTGGATCTTCTGGTGGTCAGCGTGTCCCTCATCTCCTTTGGCATCCA CTCCAGTGCCATCTCGGTGGTGAAGATTCTTCGAGTACTCCGAGTACTACGGCCCCTCCGAGCCATCAACAGGGCTAAAGGACTCAAG CACGTGGTGCAGTGTGTGTTCGTGGCCATCCGGACCATCGGGAATATCATGATTGTGACCACGCTCCTGCAATTCATGTTCGCCTGCATTGGTGTGCAGCTCTTCAAG GGGAAATTCTACAGTTGTACTGATGAGGCCAAACACACACCCCAAGAATGCAA GGGCTCCTTCCTGGTCTACCCCGATGGAGATGTGTCAAGGCCCCTGGTCCGGGAGCGGCTCTGGGTCAACAGTGATTTCAACTTTGACAATGTCCTTTCAGCCATGATGGCCCTGTTCACTGTCTCCACCTTCGAAGGCTGGCCTGC GCTGCTGTATAAGGCCATCGATGCAAACGCAGAGAACAAGGGCCCCATCTATAATTACCACGTGGAGATCTCAGTGTTCTTCATTGTCTACATCATCATCATTGCTTTCTTCATGATGAACATCTTTGTGGGCTTCGTCATCATCACCTTCCGTGCCCAGGGCGAGCAGGAGTACCAAGACTGTGAGCTGGACAAGAACCAG CGCCAGTGTGTGGAGTATGCCCTcaaggcccagccactccgccgcTATATCCCCAAGAACCCGCATCAGTATCGGGTGTGGGCCACTGTGAACTCTGCTGCCTTCGAGTATCTCATGTTCCTGCTCATCCTGCTCAACACGGTTGCTCTAGCCATGCAG CACTATGAGCAGACTGCTCCCTTCAACTATGTCATGGACATCCTCAACATGGTTTTCACTGGCCTCTTCACTGTTGAGATGGTGCTCAAAATCATTGCCTTCAAACCCAAG CATTACTTTACTGATGCCTGGAACACGTTTGATGCTCTTATTGTGGTGGGCAGCGTAGTGGACATTGCCGTCACTGAAGTCAAC AATGGTGGCCACCTTGGCGAG AGCTCTGAGGACAGTTCCCGCATTTCGATCACATTCTTTCGCCTCTTCCGAGTCATGCGGCTGGTCAAGCTTCTCAGTAAGGGTGAAGGGATTCGCACATTACTCTGGACATTCATCAAGTCCTTCCAG GCCTTGCCCTATGTGGCTCTTCTCATCGCAATGATATTCTTCATTTACGCAGTCATTGGGATGCAG ATTTTCGGCAAGGTGGCTCTTCAGGATGGCACACAGATCAACCGAAACAACAACTTCCAGACCTTTCCACAGGCTGTGCTGCTTTTGTTCag GTGTGCTACTGGTGAGGCATGGCAGGAGATAATGCTTGCCAGCCTTCCTGGGAGCCGGTGTGACCCTGAGTCTGACTTCGGCCCTGGTGAGGAGTTTAGCTGTGGTAGCAATTTTGCCATAGCCTATTTTATCAGCTTCTTCATGCTCTGTGCATTCCTG ATCATAAATCTCTTTGTGGCTGTGATCATGGACAACTTTGATTATCTAACCAGAGACTGGTCCATCCTGGGCCCCCATCACCTCGATGAATTCAAGAGGATCTGGTCTGAATATGACCCCGGGGCCAA AGGCCGCATCAAGCACCTGGATGTGGTTGCCCTGCTGAGACGCATCCAGCCACCACTGGGATTCGGGAAGCTGTGCCCACACCGGGTGGCCTGCAAG AGACTTGTGGCGATGAACATGCCTCTCAACTCAGATGGGACAGTGACATTCAATGCCACACTCTTTGCCCTCGTTCGGACATCCCTGAAGATCAAGACAGAAg GGAACCTGGAGCAAGCCAATCAGGAGCTGCGGattgtcatcaaaaagatctgGAAGCGGATGAAGCAGAAGCTGCTAGATGAGGTCATCCCCCCAGCTGACG AGGAAGAAGTTACCGTGGGCAAATTCTACGCCACATTTCTGATCCAGGACTATTTCCGCAAATTCCGGCGGAGGAAAGAAAAGGGGCTACTAGGGGCCGAGGCTCCCCCAAGCACCTCCTCTGCCCTTCAG GCTGGTCTGAGGAGCCTGCAAGACTTGGGTCCTGAGATGCGGCAGGCCCTCACCTGTGAcacagatgaggaggaggaggaggaaaaggggcaggagggagaggaggaggaagatgagaagCACCCGGAAACATACAAA GCCCCAAtgggctcccagcccccatctcgCCGGAGCTCTGTGATTTCTGTGTCTCTGCCTGCCTGGGACAAACCACCAGATTCACTTTCCCTTGGGCCCAGTGATGACGATGGGGGTGCTCCCAACTCCAGAAAGTCCAGTGTGCCCCAGGCTGGGTCCCACACCCACAG GAGAAGCTCTGGGGTTCTCATTTTCACCATTCCGGAAGAAGGAAGTTCTCAGTCCAAGGCAACCGAAGGGCAAGAGAAGCAGGATGAACAAGAGGAAGTCCCCAGCCA GCTCTCCTACCTAGATGAGCAGGCAGGGGCTCCCCCACGCCCCATCCTTTTGCCACCTCACAAACCCCAGAGATATGTGGATGGCCACCAAGCACCACGCCGCCGTCTGCTGCCCCCAACGCCTGCAG GCCGGAAGCCTTCCTTCACCATCCAGTGTCTGCGGCGCCAGGGCAGTTGTGAAGATTTACCCATCCCAGGCACCTATCATCGTGGGCGCAACTCAGGGCCCAGCAGGGCAcag GGTTCCTGGGCAACCCCTCCTCAGCGGGGCCGGCTCCTATACGCCCCACTGTTATTGGTGGAGGAGGGTGCAGCAGCGGACAGATACCTCGGCAAATCCAGCAGTCCACTGCACACCTTCACCTGTCTGCACGTACCTGGAACCCACTCAGACCCCAACCACGGCAAAAGGGGCAGTGCTGACAGCCTGGTGGAGGCT GTGCTCATCTCTGAGGGCTTGGGCCTGTTTGCCCAAGACCCGCGCTTCGTGGCCCTGGCCAAGCGGGAGATTGCAGATGCATGTCGCCTGACACTGGACGAGATGGACAGTGCTGCCAGTGACCTGCTGGCACAGGGGACCAGCTCACTTTATAGTGACGAGGAGTCCATCCTCTCCCGCTTCGATGAGGAGGACCTGGGAGACGAGATGGCCTGCGTCCATGCCCTCTGA